A part of Marinobacter psychrophilus genomic DNA contains:
- the csiR gene encoding DNA-binding transcriptional regulator CsiR: MNPNTRQEELADIRENLGVRAYKLLKNDIIKGQFRPDEKLRMSILKERYDLGIGPLREALSQLVAEQLVVAISQRGYRVSPMSLAELHDIYDARAELEAMMLGLAIERGDDNWEAEILARNYQLAKVSETHIPGSLLEVWDARHSQFHIALVCGCRSPQLMKVRDGLFDKVQRYRHVWLKETVFSSEALEKKRQEHAALVEVTLARRKEEAETMMREHLMTPVPIITAVMKQQGIA; encoded by the coding sequence ATGAATCCGAACACGCGCCAAGAAGAGCTGGCGGATATCAGAGAGAACCTCGGTGTCCGCGCATACAAGTTGCTAAAGAATGACATTATCAAGGGTCAGTTTCGCCCCGACGAGAAGCTGCGTATGAGCATCTTGAAGGAGCGTTATGACCTCGGTATCGGGCCATTACGCGAAGCCCTATCGCAATTGGTAGCCGAGCAATTAGTCGTAGCTATCAGCCAGAGAGGCTATCGCGTTTCTCCTATGTCGCTTGCAGAATTGCATGATATTTACGATGCGCGTGCAGAACTTGAAGCCATGATGCTTGGCCTGGCGATTGAACGGGGCGATGACAACTGGGAAGCGGAGATACTGGCCCGAAACTATCAGCTCGCTAAAGTGAGCGAAACCCATATCCCCGGCTCACTGTTGGAAGTATGGGATGCCCGCCATAGCCAGTTTCATATCGCTCTGGTTTGTGGCTGCCGTTCTCCTCAGCTAATGAAAGTGCGCGACGGGCTTTTTGATAAAGTTCAGCGCTATCGCCATGTCTGGCTCAAAGAAACCGTTTTTTCCAGCGAAGCTTTAGAAAAAAAACGCCAGGAGCACGCTGCGCTTGTGGAGGTTACTCTTGCACGCCGCAAAGAAGAGGCCGAAACGATGATGCGCGAACACCTGATGACGCCTGTACCGATTATTACAGCCGTCATGAAGCAACAAGGCATTGCCTAA
- the glcF gene encoding glycolate oxidase subunit GlcF, which produces MKTNLVAEFKNTAEGLEAESILQACVHCGFCTATCPTYQELNDERDGPRGRIYLIKELLEGAEVTSKTRDHLDRCLTCRACETTCPSGVQYGRLVDIGRGVIEEKLERPRNERLMRLALRKILPYSSRFGPLLLLGQTFRPLLPEVLKAKVPPRRKASPWPTASHPRVMMGLAGCAQSSAAPTTNASTARVLDKFGITLIEAPKAGCCGAVSYHLSAHEEGLNFMRNNIDAWWPSIEAGAEAIVMTASGCGAMVQDYGHLLRDDPVYAQKAKRVSELMKDISEVLLAEDLSKLDLQASTDKIAFHCPCTLQHAMQKNGLVEQVLTKVGFNLAKTKDKHLCCGSAGTYSIMQPKMSQKLLKNKLEALTLDQPDRIVTANIGCQLHLESKAHVPVQHWVELLDR; this is translated from the coding sequence ATGAAGACCAACCTTGTTGCTGAATTTAAGAACACTGCGGAAGGCCTGGAAGCTGAATCCATATTGCAGGCGTGCGTTCATTGCGGTTTTTGCACCGCAACCTGCCCGACCTACCAGGAGCTCAATGACGAGCGTGACGGCCCTCGGGGTCGCATCTACCTGATTAAAGAACTGCTAGAAGGTGCTGAAGTTACCAGCAAAACCCGAGACCACCTGGACCGCTGCTTGACCTGCCGCGCCTGCGAAACCACCTGCCCCTCCGGTGTTCAATACGGCCGCCTGGTAGACATTGGCCGTGGCGTGATTGAAGAAAAGCTTGAACGACCACGTAACGAGAGATTAATGCGCCTGGCATTGCGTAAAATACTGCCGTACAGCAGCCGATTCGGGCCGCTATTGCTGCTTGGGCAAACGTTCAGGCCCCTACTTCCAGAGGTCCTTAAAGCCAAGGTGCCACCGCGACGCAAAGCCTCACCCTGGCCCACGGCCAGCCACCCCCGGGTGATGATGGGGCTAGCCGGTTGCGCGCAATCCTCTGCTGCTCCCACGACCAATGCGTCAACGGCGCGGGTGCTCGACAAGTTTGGAATTACTCTGATAGAGGCTCCGAAAGCCGGATGTTGCGGTGCCGTGAGTTATCACCTGTCGGCCCATGAGGAGGGTTTGAACTTCATGCGCAACAACATCGACGCCTGGTGGCCCTCCATCGAAGCCGGCGCCGAGGCCATTGTAATGACCGCCTCTGGCTGTGGCGCCATGGTGCAAGACTACGGCCATCTGCTTCGCGACGACCCGGTATACGCCCAAAAAGCAAAGCGTGTCAGTGAACTGATGAAAGACATCAGTGAAGTATTGCTAGCCGAAGACCTCAGCAAACTCGATCTGCAGGCATCCACCGACAAAATAGCCTTCCACTGCCCCTGCACCCTGCAGCACGCGATGCAAAAAAATGGCTTGGTAGAACAGGTGTTAACCAAAGTCGGATTTAACCTGGCCAAAACTAAAGACAAGCACCTGTGCTGTGGTTCCGCAGGCACCTACTCGATCATGCAGCCGAAAATGAGCCAGAAGCTGTTGAAGAACAAACTCGAGGCGCTCACTCTGGACCAACCTGACCGCATAGTCACCGCTAACATTGGCTGCCAGCTGCATCTTGAAAGCAAGGCCCATGTGCCAGTACAGCATTGGGTGGAACTGCTGGACCGGTGA
- the glcE gene encoding glycolate oxidase subunit GlcE, whose amino-acid sequence MPDITKHLQQQISEARNQGHKLAIVGGGSKQFMGRKINAVQLDVGGHTGIVDYQPLELVLTVRAGTPLSEIETALAEKNQMLSFEPPCFGDRSTIGGTLACNQSGPGRPWWNSVRDQVLGVNLINGKGEKLRFGGQVMKNVAGYDVSRTQAGAMGTLGVMTEISLKVLPRPAITMTLSREMEHSEAIRFMNARAAEPKPLSGACWLDGTLYLRLSGAHSAVEATAKHWDIPVMTDGDTFWRQLRNQQLDFFAGEQPLWRFSINSSAATPPLKGPWLLDWAGSQRWYRGDSEMATMEALAEKAGGQVSLYRGGNRTGEVMHHQQPALQTIQKRLKHSFDPDALFNPGRLYSWL is encoded by the coding sequence ATGCCTGACATCACCAAGCACCTTCAGCAACAGATCAGCGAAGCCCGTAACCAAGGCCATAAACTGGCCATCGTGGGCGGTGGCAGCAAGCAGTTTATGGGTCGCAAGATCAACGCCGTGCAACTGGACGTTGGCGGCCATACCGGCATTGTTGACTATCAACCGTTAGAGTTGGTTTTAACCGTCCGCGCCGGCACGCCGCTGAGTGAAATTGAAACCGCACTGGCGGAGAAAAACCAGATGTTGTCGTTCGAACCGCCGTGCTTTGGCGACCGCTCCACCATCGGTGGCACCCTGGCCTGCAACCAATCAGGCCCGGGCCGCCCCTGGTGGAACTCGGTACGTGACCAAGTGCTGGGCGTCAACCTAATTAACGGTAAAGGTGAAAAGCTGCGTTTTGGCGGACAGGTGATGAAAAACGTCGCGGGCTACGACGTCTCACGCACCCAGGCAGGCGCCATGGGCACGCTTGGCGTGATGACAGAAATCAGCCTCAAGGTTTTACCAAGACCAGCAATCACCATGACCCTGTCTCGGGAAATGGAACACTCCGAGGCCATACGTTTTATGAACGCTCGAGCTGCCGAGCCCAAGCCATTATCCGGCGCCTGCTGGCTTGACGGCACGCTGTATTTGCGATTGTCCGGCGCCCATTCTGCAGTGGAAGCCACGGCCAAGCACTGGGATATACCGGTAATGACCGACGGCGACACCTTCTGGCGGCAATTGCGCAATCAGCAGCTAGACTTCTTTGCAGGCGAGCAGCCGCTGTGGCGCTTTTCCATAAACTCTAGTGCGGCAACGCCGCCGCTAAAAGGCCCCTGGCTTCTGGACTGGGCTGGCTCCCAACGCTGGTACCGAGGCGATAGCGAAATGGCGACCATGGAAGCCCTTGCCGAGAAAGCCGGCGGACAGGTCAGCCTGTATCGCGGCGGTAACCGCACCGGCGAAGTCATGCACCACCAGCAGCCCGCCCTGCAAACCATCCAGAAACGACTGAAACATTCCTTTGATCCTGACGCCCTTTTCAATCCCGGGCGGCTCTACAGCTGGTTGTAA
- a CDS encoding FAD-linked oxidase C-terminal domain-containing protein, producing the protein MNTDSKPLNTAASKPGKTELAEMFRKFIDPQFVITDEETLKPYECDGLSMYCVMPLLVVLPETVEQVQQVMRLCHQFAIPVVARGAGTGLSAGAMPDAGGVVLSLAKFNRILHIDPLARSARLQSGVRNLAISEAAADYGLYYGPDPSSQIACTIGGNVGENSGGVHCLKYGLTTHNILSVEMVTVDGERVMIGSDGLDSCGMDLLALITGSEGLLGIITEVQVKLLPTQEIARVVMAGFGTVDEAGAAVGGIIAQGIIPAGLEMMDSHAIIAVEAFTGAGYPVEAAALLLCEVDGTKEEVQEHIEKAEALFRDFGATSIRTSKDDAERALLWKGRKNAFPAMGRISPDYYCMDGTIPRAHLGQVLNEMQDMSKRFGLRVANVFHAGDGNLHPLILFDANKEGELERAEAFGSDILELCVKVGGCITGEHGVGVEKIRQMPMQFTDPEIEQLNAVKSAFDPLGTLNPGKGVPTLRNCQEYRAINAKPQAPEVQHA; encoded by the coding sequence ATGAACACTGATAGCAAGCCGTTAAACACGGCCGCCAGCAAACCTGGAAAAACCGAGTTGGCAGAGATGTTTCGGAAATTCATTGATCCACAATTCGTCATTACCGACGAAGAGACGCTCAAGCCCTACGAGTGTGACGGCCTGTCAATGTATTGCGTTATGCCGCTGCTGGTGGTGTTGCCAGAGACCGTTGAGCAAGTGCAACAGGTGATGCGCCTGTGCCACCAGTTCGCAATTCCGGTGGTTGCCCGTGGCGCAGGCACCGGCCTGAGTGCGGGCGCCATGCCCGACGCTGGAGGTGTAGTGTTGTCGCTGGCCAAGTTCAACCGCATTCTGCATATCGATCCGCTCGCGCGTTCGGCCCGCCTGCAATCCGGTGTACGTAACCTGGCCATCAGTGAAGCCGCCGCCGACTATGGTCTCTACTACGGTCCAGACCCATCCTCCCAGATCGCCTGCACCATCGGCGGCAATGTGGGTGAAAACTCCGGCGGTGTGCATTGCCTTAAGTACGGGCTTACCACCCACAACATTCTGAGCGTCGAGATGGTTACCGTAGACGGCGAGCGTGTGATGATCGGCAGCGATGGTCTGGACAGCTGTGGCATGGACCTACTGGCCCTGATTACCGGGTCTGAAGGCCTGCTGGGCATCATCACCGAAGTACAGGTAAAACTGCTGCCAACCCAGGAAATTGCACGAGTCGTTATGGCTGGATTCGGCACAGTGGATGAAGCAGGCGCGGCTGTCGGCGGCATTATTGCCCAGGGCATTATCCCCGCCGGGCTGGAAATGATGGACAGCCATGCCATCATAGCCGTGGAAGCCTTTACCGGCGCGGGCTACCCGGTAGAGGCCGCCGCCCTGCTGCTGTGTGAGGTAGACGGTACCAAGGAAGAAGTGCAGGAGCACATCGAAAAGGCCGAAGCCCTGTTCCGGGATTTTGGCGCCACCTCCATTCGTACCTCAAAAGACGATGCCGAAAGGGCTCTACTCTGGAAAGGCCGCAAGAACGCTTTTCCTGCCATGGGCCGGATTTCTCCGGACTACTACTGCATGGACGGCACTATTCCCAGGGCGCACCTCGGTCAGGTACTGAACGAGATGCAAGACATGTCAAAGCGGTTTGGCTTGCGCGTCGCCAACGTATTCCACGCCGGTGACGGCAACCTGCACCCACTGATCCTGTTCGATGCCAACAAAGAGGGCGAACTGGAGCGTGCAGAAGCCTTCGGCAGCGACATCCTCGAGCTCTGCGTTAAAGTAGGCGGCTGCATTACCGGCGAACACGGCGTTGGCGTGGAGAAAATCCGCCAGATGCCCATGCAGTTTACTGACCCCGAAATTGAGCAGCTCAATGCCGTCAAAAGCGCATTCGATCCTCTGGGGACCTTGAACCCGGGCAAGGGTGTACCCACCCTGCGCAATTGTCAGGAGTACCGAGCCATCAACGCCAAACCACAGGCCCCGGAAGTGCAGCATGCCTGA
- a CDS encoding GlcG/HbpS family heme-binding protein: MITLKRLDQQDARLLIEGAAAKAREIGIPMCIAITDESGNLIAFERMDGGKISSVIVSQDKAYTAAAARKATHEYNAACVPGNLVFGIHTSQGGRLCVVGGGLPVVVDGEVVGGIGLSSGSPQQDMDCAQAGIDHFNSDRA, from the coding sequence ATGATCACACTGAAAAGACTAGACCAGCAAGACGCCCGCCTGTTGATCGAAGGCGCCGCCGCCAAAGCCCGGGAAATCGGCATCCCGATGTGCATTGCCATCACTGACGAATCCGGCAACCTGATCGCTTTTGAACGCATGGACGGCGGCAAAATCAGCAGTGTCATTGTTTCTCAAGACAAGGCTTACACCGCCGCTGCTGCCCGCAAGGCTACCCACGAATACAACGCCGCCTGCGTACCCGGCAACCTAGTGTTCGGCATTCATACCTCGCAGGGTGGGCGTTTGTGCGTGGTCGGTGGCGGTCTGCCTGTTGTGGTAGATGGCGAAGTGGTCGGCGGCATTGGCCTGAGCTCTGGTTCACCGCAACAGGATATGGATTGTGCCCAGGCCGGTATTGATCACTTCAATTCTGATCGTGCGTAG
- a CDS encoding TRAP transporter large permease: MSTQAANANPAPKNPLIGKLGTWLMILATVGIGFVICIEMINILFFDPYSDEFFLFRLAGSLASVEIGPLTYLMFGSLMVALMMGLPLAFVTGGLGVMFVYLVGDTAMLNIVPSRIFPMMTNSDLAAIPLFIFMASMLERAGLIEEMFSVVYKWMGGLSGGLAVATILASTILAAMVGVIGAAVVTMGIIALPAMLKRGYDQKIALGSIMAGGTLGILIPPSILAILYAVVAQQSVGELYLGSIIPGLMLATTYIVYVLVRSWLNPKLGPPVPLEERVSTLEKLRLLKSLIAPLVLVFLVLGLLFGGVATPVEAAGIGSFGAMIVAWKHGALSIAALRDASVTTTKASAMVLWIMFGASVFVGFYILQGGQVFITETILGIGLSPYAVLFLLMLLLVVLGMFLDWVGILLLAVPIFIPIVEALTFDGLFGFPGIDSSDVVLWFGVLYLVNMQMSFLSPPFGYALFYIRGVCPPEISMATIFRSALVFLGLQALGLFLCVVFPAIVTYLPNLVYG; this comes from the coding sequence ATGTCCACTCAAGCTGCCAACGCCAACCCCGCGCCAAAGAATCCTCTTATCGGTAAGCTGGGCACCTGGCTGATGATCCTGGCGACTGTCGGGATCGGCTTTGTTATTTGTATTGAAATGATCAACATCCTGTTTTTCGACCCATACAGTGATGAATTTTTTCTGTTCCGCCTTGCCGGGAGCCTGGCCAGCGTTGAAATCGGGCCACTGACTTATTTAATGTTTGGATCGCTGATGGTTGCCCTGATGATGGGCCTGCCGCTGGCGTTTGTAACCGGCGGCCTAGGCGTGATGTTTGTGTATCTGGTGGGCGACACGGCAATGCTTAACATTGTGCCAAGCCGTATCTTTCCGATGATGACCAACTCTGACCTGGCGGCCATTCCTCTGTTCATCTTTATGGCCTCTATGCTGGAACGAGCCGGGCTGATCGAGGAAATGTTCAGTGTGGTCTATAAATGGATGGGCGGCCTGAGTGGCGGCCTTGCGGTAGCCACTATTTTGGCCTCTACCATTCTGGCTGCGATGGTCGGTGTTATCGGTGCCGCGGTGGTTACCATGGGCATCATTGCTTTGCCTGCCATGCTAAAACGCGGTTACGATCAGAAGATCGCACTGGGTTCAATCATGGCTGGCGGTACGCTGGGCATTCTGATACCGCCTTCAATCCTGGCCATTCTCTATGCCGTGGTCGCTCAGCAATCCGTAGGCGAACTCTACTTAGGCTCGATCATACCGGGCTTAATGCTGGCAACGACCTACATCGTCTATGTACTGGTCCGTAGCTGGCTTAACCCAAAACTGGGGCCCCCGGTGCCGTTGGAAGAGCGGGTGTCTACCCTTGAGAAACTGCGCCTTCTGAAAAGCCTGATTGCGCCGCTGGTGCTGGTATTTCTGGTGCTGGGCCTATTGTTTGGCGGTGTGGCAACACCGGTGGAAGCTGCGGGTATTGGCTCATTCGGCGCCATGATTGTGGCCTGGAAACACGGCGCACTGTCTATTGCTGCGCTGCGGGATGCGTCTGTTACCACCACCAAAGCCTCTGCCATGGTGCTATGGATCATGTTTGGCGCCTCGGTATTTGTAGGCTTCTACATCCTGCAAGGTGGCCAGGTGTTTATCACTGAAACCATTCTTGGCATTGGCCTGTCTCCGTATGCTGTATTGTTCCTGTTGATGCTGCTGTTGGTGGTTCTGGGCATGTTCCTGGACTGGGTGGGTATACTTTTGCTGGCCGTGCCGATCTTTATTCCGATTGTTGAAGCACTGACGTTCGACGGTCTGTTCGGCTTCCCGGGCATCGACAGCTCAGACGTGGTGCTCTGGTTCGGGGTGTTATATCTGGTGAATATGCAGATGTCGTTCCTGAGTCCGCCCTTTGGGTATGCGCTCTTCTATATCCGCGGGGTGTGCCCCCCGGAAATCTCGATGGCAACCATCTTCCGGTCGGCACTGGTGTTCCTGGGGCTGCAGGCACTGGGTCTGTTCCTGTGTGTAGTCTTCCCGGCCATTGTGACCTATCTGCCGAACCTGGTGTACGGCTGA
- a CDS encoding TRAP transporter small permease subunit produces MSDLEGFGFVMPHWLYWGWLAFMPLIMIALGSWRDTDSQPAAGPEIPVGGELQEHPSASAYRPSDESLLTRSIDWMSDKTGLFISFWTVNAVCFYFFEVVMRYIFNTPTIWVHEASYLLLGMQYLLAGGFALLHGSHVRVDVVYNYLPMRGRVGMDIFTSMFFFMFALVLVLTSWTYFSNSYTMGETTVETWGIQYWPVKGVMLLGSVLILLAGISKLLKDISVFIRLGREAS; encoded by the coding sequence ATGTCTGACCTGGAAGGCTTTGGCTTTGTAATGCCCCATTGGCTGTATTGGGGCTGGCTTGCGTTTATGCCACTTATAATGATTGCACTGGGTAGCTGGCGCGATACCGACTCACAACCCGCAGCAGGACCGGAGATTCCGGTTGGAGGGGAACTCCAGGAACATCCTTCCGCATCTGCCTACCGGCCCTCAGACGAGAGCCTGCTCACTCGATCCATAGATTGGATGAGTGACAAAACCGGTCTGTTCATTTCTTTCTGGACCGTTAACGCGGTGTGCTTCTATTTCTTCGAAGTTGTCATGCGCTACATTTTCAATACCCCGACCATCTGGGTGCATGAGGCCAGTTATCTGCTACTGGGCATGCAATACCTTCTAGCGGGCGGCTTTGCCCTGTTGCATGGTTCCCATGTGCGGGTAGACGTGGTCTACAACTACTTGCCCATGCGCGGCCGAGTGGGTATGGATATTTTCACATCCATGTTCTTCTTCATGTTTGCGTTGGTGCTGGTATTAACCTCCTGGACCTACTTCAGCAACTCTTACACCATGGGCGAAACCACCGTTGAAACCTGGGGTATCCAGTATTGGCCGGTCAAGGGCGTGATGCTGCTAGGCTCGGTGCTGATTCTACTGGCCGGTATTTCAAAACTGCTGAAAGACATTTCAGTCTTCATTCGTCTTGGCCGGGAGGCATCTTAA
- the dctP gene encoding TRAP transporter substrate-binding protein DctP: MTDITSKIENKGSARRRGFLRTLAVSAAVSVTMLASSVQAATTWKIQSVWDAGTVGYDLFKEWCDGMEEKTGGELKFTCFPAKAVAADNNGLFDAVRNGVLQGMNPFTLYWSGKIPASVFLSSYPAGPDQPHQWDTMFYSLGMLEKTREIYKKFGLFYVGPIQHDANIIHSKEPINSLADLKGLKMRLPGGMVAEVFAEFGVAAVSLPGSDIFPALEKGTIDAADYVGPAVNWELGFSQVTKYILMGPPGVMSVYQPVDLMDLTVNLRAWNALDPKLQQMVEDEVRIYSQKHYLAIQKRNIEAMEKFKAAGTTVTRLSQEDLQEFRRAAIPVWYRWADKNEDAREIFDMQLNYMMNDTVGYITEEDIKGMK, from the coding sequence ATGACTGACATCACCTCTAAGATCGAGAACAAAGGCTCGGCGCGCCGCCGTGGCTTCCTGAGAACCCTCGCAGTGTCCGCCGCCGTAAGTGTAACAATGCTGGCCAGCAGTGTTCAGGCAGCGACTACCTGGAAAATCCAGTCCGTTTGGGACGCTGGCACGGTCGGTTACGACCTGTTTAAAGAATGGTGTGACGGCATGGAAGAGAAAACGGGCGGTGAACTCAAGTTCACTTGTTTCCCTGCCAAAGCGGTTGCAGCCGACAATAATGGCCTGTTCGACGCCGTGCGTAACGGCGTATTGCAGGGCATGAACCCGTTTACTCTGTATTGGTCGGGCAAAATTCCAGCGTCGGTATTCCTGTCGTCGTATCCGGCCGGCCCCGATCAGCCACACCAGTGGGACACCATGTTCTATTCCCTGGGCATGCTGGAAAAAACCCGTGAAATTTATAAGAAATTTGGCCTTTTTTATGTCGGACCGATTCAGCACGACGCCAACATCATTCACTCCAAGGAGCCGATTAACAGTCTTGCCGATCTGAAAGGCCTGAAAATGCGCCTGCCCGGCGGCATGGTGGCAGAAGTGTTTGCTGAATTCGGTGTGGCGGCAGTCAGCCTGCCCGGCTCAGACATCTTCCCGGCGCTGGAGAAAGGCACCATTGACGCCGCTGACTATGTAGGGCCAGCAGTAAATTGGGAACTGGGTTTTTCTCAGGTCACCAAGTACATCCTTATGGGGCCTCCCGGGGTTATGTCAGTCTACCAGCCGGTTGATCTGATGGACCTGACCGTTAACCTGCGGGCTTGGAACGCACTGGATCCCAAGCTGCAGCAAATGGTGGAAGACGAAGTTCGTATCTATTCCCAGAAACACTACCTGGCCATCCAAAAGCGCAACATCGAGGCGATGGAAAAGTTCAAGGCAGCGGGTACCACCGTCACCCGCCTGAGCCAGGAAGACCTGCAGGAATTCCGTCGTGCCGCGATCCCGGTTTGGTATCGTTGGGCTGACAAGAACGAAGACGCCCGCGAAATCTTCGACATGCAGCTCAATTACATGATGAACGACACCGTTGGTTACATCACTGAGGAAGACATCAAGGGCATGAAGTAA
- a CDS encoding FCD domain-containing protein, with amino-acid sequence MSRAVAHRLEQLVLDGSLAPGQMIPSERQLASRFGVSRAIVREALHELQGSGIIRTQHGKGSFVSHMVPEPEGDSPLMQMFMQHSRTLYDLFEVRQELEGKAAYLAAERATAKDQYQITKAFDAMEKADPLTNADLDHAFHRAIVNACHNPVLIHVLNSLKDLMLSSVQASVANLSHRDAFKQQIDKHHRQIYHSVISRQAKWAQKAAMAHVAHVAEALRAIEMKENGLIRSSITPPTAR; translated from the coding sequence ATGTCGCGGGCAGTTGCGCACCGCCTTGAACAATTGGTTCTCGACGGCAGTCTTGCGCCGGGGCAAATGATTCCCTCCGAACGGCAGTTGGCAAGCCGCTTTGGGGTTTCTCGCGCCATCGTTCGGGAAGCCCTTCATGAGCTTCAGGGTAGCGGCATCATTCGAACACAGCATGGTAAAGGTTCCTTCGTGTCGCACATGGTGCCTGAGCCCGAGGGGGACAGCCCCTTGATGCAGATGTTCATGCAGCATTCCCGCACCCTTTATGATCTGTTCGAGGTACGACAGGAACTGGAGGGGAAGGCCGCGTATCTGGCGGCAGAGCGCGCTACAGCAAAAGACCAGTATCAAATTACCAAAGCCTTCGACGCAATGGAGAAAGCCGACCCGCTCACCAATGCAGACCTTGATCATGCCTTTCATCGGGCCATTGTGAACGCTTGCCATAACCCGGTGCTGATTCACGTGCTCAACAGCTTGAAAGACCTTATGTTGAGCTCGGTGCAGGCGTCGGTGGCCAATCTTAGCCACCGGGATGCATTCAAGCAGCAGATCGACAAACATCACCGCCAGATCTACCATTCGGTCATCAGCCGGCAAGCCAAGTGGGCCCAAAAAGCCGCTATGGCGCATGTGGCTCATGTTGCCGAAGCGCTCAGAGCCATTGAAATGAAGGAGAATGGTTTGATCCGGTCTTCTATCACGCCACCCACCGCTCGTTAA
- a CDS encoding CidA/LrgA family protein → MQLINGITLLLIYQLAGEVSVRLLGLPVPGPVMGMVMLFITLMIRGQMAKAVEPACTALLGHLSLLFVPAGVGLIVHFNRLGNEWLPISVTLLLSTIITMAVTALVMQWVTRLTARREPNHD, encoded by the coding sequence ATGCAGTTAATTAATGGAATCACTCTGCTACTGATCTACCAGCTGGCCGGCGAAGTAAGTGTCCGGTTGCTGGGGTTGCCGGTGCCCGGCCCGGTGATGGGCATGGTCATGCTGTTTATAACGTTGATGATACGGGGTCAGATGGCCAAGGCCGTTGAACCTGCGTGTACTGCCCTTCTGGGCCACCTTTCTCTGCTGTTCGTGCCAGCCGGGGTGGGGCTTATTGTTCACTTCAACCGCCTTGGCAACGAGTGGTTGCCAATCAGTGTCACCCTGCTACTCAGCACCATTATCACTATGGCAGTCACCGCTCTGGTGATGCAGTGGGTCACCCGGCTGACGGCCAGGCGAGAACCGAACCATGATTGA
- a CDS encoding LrgB family protein translates to MIEPDLNRIWVYLSASPLLGLTMTLVAYSLAHRLYIRSDSNPLLNPVVTSVTALILFLLATDTSYDDYFDGAQFVHFLLGPATVALAIPLYQQFNKLKQVWLPVTVALVTGVVVGAFSSVAVARLLGASLETQLSLAPKSVTAPVGMAISEQIGGLPSLTAALVVVTGIIGAVIGSKLFDLIGIRDDSVKGIAMGMTSHGIGTARAFQVSAQMGAFSGLAMALSAFLYSVFLPWLLSITGVLG, encoded by the coding sequence ATGATTGAACCAGACTTGAACAGGATATGGGTTTATCTGTCTGCGTCACCTCTGTTGGGCTTGACCATGACCTTGGTGGCCTACAGCCTGGCGCACCGCCTTTACATTCGCTCGGATTCCAACCCTTTGCTGAACCCGGTGGTCACGTCGGTTACGGCACTCATCCTGTTTCTGCTGGCGACGGACACGTCCTACGATGATTATTTTGATGGCGCCCAGTTCGTTCACTTCCTGCTGGGCCCCGCCACCGTGGCGCTGGCGATTCCTCTATACCAGCAATTCAACAAGCTGAAACAGGTCTGGCTGCCGGTCACCGTGGCGCTGGTAACCGGGGTGGTCGTTGGTGCGTTCAGCTCGGTGGCCGTTGCCCGACTGCTGGGCGCCAGCCTTGAAACCCAGTTGTCGCTGGCCCCTAAGTCGGTAACGGCACCGGTGGGTATGGCGATATCGGAACAGATCGGAGGCCTGCCTTCGCTAACAGCGGCTTTGGTGGTGGTTACCGGTATTATTGGCGCCGTTATCGGCTCTAAGCTATTCGACTTAATAGGTATTCGAGACGACAGTGTGAAAGGTATTGCTATGGGCATGACGTCTCACGGTATTGGCACCGCGCGGGCTTTTCAGGTAAGCGCCCAAATGGGAGCATTCTCTGGTCTTGCGATGGCGCTGTCGGCTTTTCTTTACTCGGTTTTTCTGCCGTGGCTGTTGAGTATTACTGGTGTGCTTGGCTGA